The proteins below are encoded in one region of Balaenoptera acutorostrata chromosome 11, mBalAcu1.1, whole genome shotgun sequence:
- the FBXL14 gene encoding F-box/LRR-repeat protein 14: protein METHISCLFPELLAMIFGYLDVRDKGRAAQVCTAWRDAAYHKSVWRGVEAKLHLRRANPSLFPSLQARGIRRVQILSLRRSLSYVIQGMANIESLNLSGCYNLTDNGLGHAFVQEIGSLRALNLSLCKQITDSSLGRIAQYLKGLEVLELGGCSNITNTGLLLIAWGLQRLKSLNLRSCRHLSDVGIGHLAGMTRSAAEGCLGLEQLTLQDCQKLTDLSLKHISRGLTGLRLLNLSFCGGISDAGLLHLSHMGSLRSLNLRSCDNISDTGIMHLAMGSLRLSGLDVSFCDKVGDQSLAYIAQGLDGLKSLSLCSCHISDDGINRMVRQMHGLRTLNIGQCVRITDKGLELIAEHLSQLTGIDLYGCTRITKRGLERITQLPCLKVLNLGLWQMTDSEKVR, encoded by the coding sequence ATGGAGACGCACATCTCGTGCCTGTTCCCCGAGCTGCTGGCCATGATCTTCGGCTACCTGGACGTGCGCGACAAGGGGCGCGCGGCGCAGGTGTGCACGGCCTGGCGGGACGCCGCCTACCACAAGTCGGTGTGGCGGGGGGTGGAGGCCAAGCTGCACCTGCGCCGGGCCAACCCGTCGCTGTTCCCCAGCCTGCAGGCCCGGGGCATCCGCCGGGTACAGATCCTGAGCCTGCGCCGCAGCCTCAGCTACGTGATCCAGGGCATGGCCAACATCGAGAGCCTCAACCTCAGCGGCTGCTACAACCTCACCGACAACGGACTGGGCCACGCGTTCGTGCAGGAGATCGGCTCGCTGCGCGCCCTCAACCTGAGCCTCTGCAAGCAGATCACCGACAGCAGCCTGGGCCGCATAGCCCAGTACCTCAAGGGCCTGGAGGTGCTGGAGCTGGGCGGCTGCAGCAACATCACCAACACCGGCCTCCTGCTCATCGCCTGGGGCCTGCAGCGCCTCAAGAGCCTTAATCTCCGCAGCTGCCGCCACCTCTCGGACGTGGGCATCGGGCACCTGGCCGGCATGACGCGCAGCGCGGCCGAGGGCTGCCTGGGCCTGGAGCAGCTCACGCTGCAGGACTGCCAGAAGCTCACGGATCTGTCTCTGAAGCACATCTCCCGGGGGCTGACGGGCTTGAGGCTCCTCAACCTCAGCTTCTGCGGAGGCATCTCGGACGCAGGCCTCCTGCACCTGTCGCACATGGGCAGCCTGCGCAGCCTTAACCTGCGCTCCTGCGACAACATCAGTGACACGGGCATCATGCATCTGGCCATGGGCAGCCTGCGCCTCTCGGGGCTGGATGTGTCCTTCTGTGACAAGGTGGGGGACCAGAGCCTGGCTTACATAGCGCAGGGGCTGGACGGTCTCAAGTCCCTTTCCCTCTGCTCCTGCCACATCAGCGACGACGGCATCAACCGCATGGTGCGGCAGATGCACGGGCTGCGCACACTCAACATCGGGCAGTGTGTGCGCATCACGGACAAGGGCCTGGAGCTGATCGCCGAGCACCTGAGCCAGCTCACCGGCATCGACCTGTACGGCTGCACCCGCATCACCAAGCGCGGCCTGGAGCGCATCACGCAGCTGCCCTGCCTCAAGGTACTCAACCTGGGCCTCTGGCAGATGACGGACAGTGAGAAGGTCAGGTGA